A part of bacterium genomic DNA contains:
- a CDS encoding peptidylprolyl isomerase, giving the protein MLLRNLCSFLIIVFAAVSSFAQAPNLMEPDKEVAVLQTSMGKIVLEFFPSAAPKHVKNFKQLSRSEFYNGTKFHRVIPGFMIQGGDPNSKDADRSNDGTGNSGTKVPAEFNSIPHKRGILSMARSSDPNSASCQFFIVVKDSNFLDNQYSVFGRVIEGMEVADKIVNVKRDDRDNPINAVTIQKITIESRPAAK; this is encoded by the coding sequence ATGTTATTACGCAATCTATGTTCGTTTTTGATTATAGTTTTTGCCGCGGTTTCCTCATTTGCTCAAGCTCCCAATTTGATGGAGCCGGACAAGGAAGTTGCTGTGTTGCAAACGAGTATGGGTAAGATTGTTTTGGAATTCTTTCCAAGCGCCGCTCCCAAGCACGTCAAGAATTTCAAGCAACTCTCCAGGAGCGAGTTTTACAACGGCACAAAGTTTCATCGTGTTATCCCGGGTTTCATGATCCAGGGTGGAGATCCCAACAGCAAAGATGCTGATCGTTCCAACGATGGTACGGGAAACTCGGGCACAAAAGTCCCTGCCGAATTCAACTCCATTCCTCACAAACGTGGAATTCTCTCGATGGCCCGATCCAGCGATCCAAACAGCGCTTCGTGTCAATTCTTCATCGTGGTAAAAGACTCGAACTTTTTGGACAATCAATATTCCGTATTCGGACGCGTCATCGAAGGGATGGAAGTCGCCGACAAAATCGTGAATGTCAAACGGGATGATCGGGACAATCCGATCAATGCCGTTACGATTCAAAAAATTACCA
- the smpB gene encoding SsrA-binding protein SmpB: protein MTEKTVSTNRKAYADFDILEKYEAGIQLTGSEVKSVRDGKVNLKDAYALVKQEEAWLHHCHISPYDFANQLNHDPTRSRKLLLHKREIHRLMGKVKEKGLTIVPLRVYFKGKHIKVEIALAKGKKIWGKREEKRKKAVDKEVRSAIKYRK, encoded by the coding sequence ATCACTGAAAAGACAGTCTCAACAAACAGAAAAGCCTATGCCGATTTTGACATCCTGGAGAAATATGAAGCCGGGATTCAGCTAACCGGATCGGAAGTCAAATCGGTTCGGGATGGGAAGGTTAACCTGAAAGATGCCTATGCGCTGGTGAAACAGGAGGAAGCGTGGCTTCATCATTGTCATATTTCTCCTTATGATTTCGCCAACCAGCTCAATCACGATCCGACGCGCTCGCGAAAGCTGCTTCTGCACAAGAGGGAAATCCATCGCTTGATGGGAAAAGTAAAGGAAAAGGGCTTGACCATTGTTCCACTCCGGGTTTACTTCAAGGGAAAGCACATTAAAGTAGAAATTGCGCTTGCGAAGGGTAAAAAGATCTGGGGTAAAAGAGAGGAAAAGCGGAAGAAGGCAGTAGACAAGGAAGTTCGCAGCGCCATAAAATACCGCAAGTAA